A single Melopsittacus undulatus isolate bMelUnd1 chromosome 11, bMelUnd1.mat.Z, whole genome shotgun sequence DNA region contains:
- the WFIKKN2 gene encoding WAP, Kazal, immunoglobulin, Kunitz and NTR domain-containing protein 2, with protein sequence MLVVLFTRWMWILLGKSSVLLLLEVSLKGRALPPIRYSHAGICPNDMNPNLWVDAQSTCKRECEADLECETFEKCCPNVCGTKSCVAARYMDVKGKKGPVGMPKEATCDRFMCIQQGSECDIWDGQPVCKCKDRCEKEPSFTCASDGLTYYNKCYMDAEACIKGITLNVVTCRYHLTWPNTSPIPPETTARPTTAYSETTVVDILPPALVNNPIHQSVYVGETVSFLCDVTGRPKPEITWEKQVDGKEKVIMKPNHVRGNVVVTNIAQLVIYNTQLQDAGIYTCTAQNSGGLLRADFPLSVIKGEPTSKEASQNKTHFPTDECLKQPDSEDCGEEQTRWYYDAKKNNCFTFIYGNCNSNLNHFETYENCMLTCMNGPINICNLPALQGHCKAYEPRWAYNSLTKQCQSFIYGGCGGNENNFESREACEEMCPFPKNTHCKACKPRQKLVTSFCKSDFVILGRITELTEDQDSGHALVTVEEILKDEKMGLKFLGKEPLEITLLNMDWSCPCPNMTTVDGQLIIMGDVHNGMAVLQPDSFVGTSSIRRVRKLREVIHKKTCELLKEFLGLH encoded by the exons ATGCTGGTGGTGCTGTTCACTCGGTGGATGTGGATCTTGCTGGGGAAGAGCAGTGTCCTCTTGCTTCTGGAGGTCTCTCTGAAAGGGAGAGCTCTGCCTCCAATCCGGTATTCCCATGCTGGGATATGCCCCAATGACATGAACCCCAACCTGTGGGTAGACGCGCAGAGCACTTGCAAGAGAGAGTGTGAAGCTGACCTG GAGTGTGAGACCTTTGAGAAGTGTTGCCCCAATGTCTGTGGGACAAAGAGTTGTGTGGCAGCTCGGTACATGGAcgtcaaggggaaaaaagggccGGTGGGAATGCCCAAGGAGGCAACTTGTGACCGTTTCATGTGTATCCAGCAAGGCTCAGAGTGTGATATCTGGGATGGGCAACCCGTCTGCAAGTGCAAGGATAGGTGTGAGAAGGAGCCGAGCTTCACCTGTGCCTCTGATGGGCTCACCTACTACAACAAGTGCTACATGGATGCAGAAGCTTGCATCAAAGGCATTACACTGAACGTAGTCACCTGTAGGTACCATCTTACCTGGCCAAACACCAGCCCTATCCCACCAGAAACAACAGCTCGCCCTACTACTGCCTATTCCGAGACAACAGTCGTTGATATCTTGCCCCCTGCTCTGGTGAACAACCCCATCCATCAGTCTGTCTATGTAGGAGAGACCGTCAGCTTTCTCTGCGATGTTACAGGGAGACCCAAGCCAGAAATCACATGGGAGAAGCAGGTcgatgggaaagagaaagtcATCATGAAACCAAATCACGTCAGAGGGAACGTTGTGGTCACCAACATCGCCCAGCTGGTCATCTACAACACCCAGCTCCAAGATGCTGGCATCTACACCTGCACTGCCCAGAACAGCGGTGGCCTTCTCAGGGCTGATTTCCCTTTGTCAGTCATCAAAGGGGAACCCACATCCAAAGAAgcttcccaaaacaaaacacattttccaacCGATGAGTGCCTGAAGCAACCGGACAGTGAAGACTGTGGGGAAGAGCAGACCAGGTGGTACTAtgatgcaaagaaaaacaactgctttaCTTTCATCTATGGGAACTGTAACAGCAACCTCAACCACTTTGAGACCTACGAGAACTGTATGTTAACCTGCATGAATGGCCCCATCAACATCTGCAACCTGCCAGCCCTCCAAGGGCACTGCAAAGCCTACGAGCCCCGATGGGCCTACAACAGCTTGACAAAACAGTGCCAGTCCTTCATCTATGGCGGGTGTGGAGGCAATGagaacaactttgagagccgGGAGGCCTGTGAAGAGATGTGCCCTTTCCCAAAGAACACGCACTGCAAAGCTTGCAAACCACGCCAGAAGCTGGTGACCAGCTTCTGCAAAAGTGATTTTGTTATCCTGGGCCGGATAACAGAGCTGACCGAAGACCAAGACTCGGGACATGCCCTGGTGACAGTGGAGGAGATTCTCAAAGATGAAAAAATGGGATTAAAATTCCTGGGGAAAGAACCCCTAGAAATCACCCTTTTGAACATGGACTGGAGCTGCCCGTGTCCCAACATGACCACGGTGGATGGCCAGCTCATCATCATGGGAGATGTCCACAACGGCATGGCTGTCCTGCAGCCAGACAGCTTTGTGGGCACCTCCAGCATCCGGCGCGTGCGGAAGCTCCGTGAAGTCATCCATAAGAAAACCTGTGAGCTTTTGAAAGAGTTCCTGGGATTGCATTAA